The sequence below is a genomic window from Corythoichthys intestinalis isolate RoL2023-P3 chromosome 12, ASM3026506v1, whole genome shotgun sequence.
tagctgaaaataatctcaacagccttattttaagcaatacattattatacttaatcctaaaaaaaacttggaagaagaaaagattttgaatatttgtggctacagaatattattgttatttcattacaacaggaatgtgcatatttaaattaataagtgttaataagtgccaataagtttagattatctactgtgactgtaattgagcagacaaataagttaaattaatttgaatagtgattgctaatgttatatgctttgttgcacactgtgaaaatgattaactcaaaagagcgagatgtcatgtacccattctgcagcgctttgtttacatttgcggcactcacgagtcGCGACAttcgctttacagcagctaaactgataaacggcagtactatttgattgcagttggagctcgcatctccgtgcgtgttgttttgtgcctgagttttgttaagccgaaaataaaggcggcattacaaagtcatctgaccgctcgtcattttacatactgaatgtattattgacgggctgacttcgttttctccatgtttaaattatcatctaaacactgtgccgtcatgataagcttgcttactggacatcacttttccaaatgtagtggtgaaaatgtgattggcatgtttttcatgaagaatggtggtcgtataaactgcattatttttttatccagggctttggctctcgggtcatttcggtaaaaaaaaaaaaatcgtgtctcgtctcggcggcggctacgttcgtaccggataatccgcccgcaccggcccgtctgccgcggcgtattcggggcctggctctgctcacacgccgtgagggaacgctcgagaaaccggggtgttcgccggaggtcctgaagccggggaaccgggctctgcccgccccgccgatggcgaggcggcggcggcctgccggaccggccagagcggcgggctccgtcggaagacggctacttgccgactatcggtctccagtcgtgccggggtttagccttagatgcgagtttaccacccgccttgggctgctttcccaaacaaccagACTCtgaatcgtcacaagcccctagtttaacttagtgtttacaatagctttagcattcccgctagaagCAGCAGCCTGGCATTCgtttcaaaaatctttgtgatgcagttttaaatggatgctgggttagtgattttgaatgaggacgctttctttcggcctcttggaacttctgcggtacatgtttcgcaaatggcgagagcgtcgtttttttagtaacagccgccataatattcaactatttcttgtcgtgtaactttactccgcctcctcaacccctcctccctcaggggcttcagagaggggaggggttgaggaggcggcgtgctgaattcttcggttgtgcacatttggaggctaaatcaagtatataattatcggattacaTTATCGGTtgcattttttattatctggattatctgtgtgacgtcataattgccattatcggccgataattatcggccaccgatattatcgtgtatctttaatttttttgtgcatttgattcatttttgttgcagttttattgctttacaatttatatatatataggaaaatgaattacatgcaatgacactttttggccaccatgggggggcctggcccccccttaaaatccgcttatgctccAAAATAATGTCAACTTGACATATACTCAGTGTAGCATATAGAAAGATACACAAAAACTATTGGCCTGTTACTATGTGCTTTCCTATGCAGGAGTAGGCATGAGAATGGAAAGCTTGTAGTCAACAACTACCGCAACTCCAGGGCCAGACAAGTCATTGAAAAAACATTTCGCATCATGGCTGCATTGTGGAGGATTCTTGGAAGACTAGTAGAATTCCGGCCTGAATAAAAGCTGTGGATGTTGTGAAAGCCTGTGTAGTCCTACACAACCTCACCCACACCAATTATGCAAACTCTCCAGTCTCCAGACAGCAGATACACCCCACCAGCCTTTGTTGACACAGACTTGGTGAATGGAGAAAACTGGTTGCCACAAACTCAAACCTCACCAAACTGCTTTGGCCGTTGGGAATGACTTGTAGACTTTCTTTCAGTCACCTCGGGGCCACCTCCATGATAGAATGACATAGTGTACTGAGGCAAACTCAAATCAGTGAtgtacattgtgtttttttgaaaatgaacATATCTGTGAACTGTTTTTGAAATAAGCAACAAAtcatgttagcaaaaaaaacaggcttgtttattttattgtaatgtACACAATATAAAAAGCatttatagtatatatatatatgatcttTTTTCATGAATctcacgggggggggggggggggggcatcccCCAAAATTGAAGTATATAAGAAGACATAGGAATaaagtgactaaaaaaaaactacaagccatagacttcataatggtattgacgggtcagatcggtcatgcactgtgccacaccttcaagtagggggctgccCAAATCAAGAAGAGCTATTCACagacacacgcacgcagcgatccaacgccagatttctgttgaaaaagtacgaaagctgtaccgcatacaaacaggcagGATTgtgtcaggagtgatttgttccgaGGATTCAAGGTTATATTTTCCGTACCATGCATGAATTttgaaacgtaaaaaaaaaaaaatgggagaaattagccgctaccgcATTGGCAtcgtagttcgcaatatttaccaaaaataaatgctaactgcttgtttttttttgcttttaaccaagaagagacattttttatgtccatatctataaagaatttgaggattttagcatttattgacaagaattttcaccggaaaagctctgtttgcataaggcggccgctagctacattcactaacagactagcattgtacttcaacatatttaagtaaaataaacgctaactgcaggtttttttttttttggctttcaaccaagaatggagactgtttgacatccatacctataaagaattcggggactgaagcattttttcacaagaattttcaccgaaaaagctctgtttacataacgcggccgctagctacattcactaacagactagcaatgTACTTTGacaaatttacataaaatacatgctaattgcactttttttgttttgatgctcttaatcaagaatctagactgttttacgtccatatcaataaagaatttggggattcaagcatttattcacaagaattttcaccagaaaagctctgtttacataaggtggcCGATAGCTacgtacattcactaacagactagtattttacttcgatatatttacgtaaaataaatgccgacagcgagtttttctttttttcttgtttttgactaagaatcgagacaaagaatcgagacagttttacgttcatatccataaagaattcagggatttaagcatttattcacaagaattttcaacgaaaaaagctctttatgatttcactctgtcagctttgacggcctcgccaacaatgcaggccccctatttatcagccccgcgtcccgtcaatatattatgaagtctatgcagatGCTATAAGTGCACAATAAACAGGCTTTTGCGCTAATGGCTCCACAGGCTTGAGGCTAAAGGTCTTTGTATGCTTtgttattttcattaaaatattattttcatttaaccGACACATAAAGCTGTACATCAAATTTCTTAATAGTGCAGTATGAAATTGAAACATATACATGCAGTAAAAATAATATCAACCAATACCTATTCTCTGCCTTCAAGAATCACACCGATGACTTTATACATAATGTCCGGTCTACGGTCCTCTGGCACTCTGCGCAGCAGATCAGCAACAGTTTGTGCAAATCTAGAGCACTCATCAGTCTCATGCTGGATCTTCTTCTGTAACTCCAACCTGCGTTGCTCCAGGCTCGCTATCTTATTCAAAATCCACTCATCGTCAGGAGCAGAAGATGCAGGTGGTGCTGGGGGAATAAAAGATTCCGGGGAGGAATCAACCTCGGTTGTGTCGCTCTCCGAGGAGCTGATGGACGCCACCTGTTTTCAAAGAATGGATGCTTTATTAGATATGTGCTGAATGTGGtgtgagagggaaaaaaacggcAGTTTATGTTTGTTGCTACACGTACCTTTGTCACCTTTATATTTGTCTCCGTCTCCCGGTGCTTtacatgtggggaaaaaacagcaCTCAATGTAAAATATTGTGTTTCTACACCAACACGCGTACACACATACCTTTGTCACCTTTAAATTTGTCTCCGTCTCCCGGTGCTTTACATGTGGGGCTAGCCAAGACAAAGCGTGATAGAAGGCTGGCACCTTTCGTCCGCCTGGGTCGCCGTTCTTTGAGGCCATTCTTTTTCGGACACGAACATATTTGTCGCGAACGTTCTTCCACTTTTTCATACACTCTGTGACCTCTAGCCCAGTGTTTTCAGCGATTTCtctccacgaattgcttgccatttggcagtccTTGTAGTTTTTCGAGGAAGGATTGTAAAGATGGTCATATTTCCTTACTTCCTCGACGATTCTTTCCTCGACCTGGTCCATTTCTTTTTCGTTACAACAACAGTTTGAAAAATTGAGGGATTGTTATAGTAGTTAGGTTGACCGGAAATAACAATCACGGAAATGACGTTTTgtgtggaccaatcacagtccttgtCGTTCACAGACTGAGTTATGCctctgcggcagacctacgccgtcaaggcagacccgattatttacgaccctccgccgtagcctgacgttttttgatttatttatttatttaaattttaaattattatttatttattgaatatgtatatggcggaaaacacagacaagactgaaaaagcagtttctgctcttgcactctttaaaagaaactgctgtattttaagccaaaccaactgttgtgtttgatagaacaatatgtatatatgctgccatggcagattcatagcgcattaagcccctgaactatttttcatttgtccgttttaccctggaaacccccgtttacagacgtcgtttaaccgcttttgtttcaacccagccataaaacaaaggtaattaattatatttattattcaaaatgtatgtcattttgagcttagaatcattaattgatgtcgaatatttcgtttttaaaaaatgactaaaaattatgtacttgcatattttaaactttcaaacaaattacgtcacaataaaaaaaaaagtgtctgtaaaaaagtcacagatatcttccACATaagtcataactatcacttaattgtattttttttttttttttcgttacggtcgcattttctccaatatgttagatgataaataatcgatccaaacaaagaaaaatggggaaaaaatgtttaaaagtgtaaatatatgaaaaagaaaatctcgaccactccttgatgtctacaatttttgcatcgcgacccttgttatacgaccatgtttcacccataaaataaaaaataaaaaaatccagctgtggcaaaagcgctatataagtgtaacaccataaccataaccattcacagctgtttcttgacactcggtgatacatgctacaaggAGTATTTGGatagaaacaaggtaagtacgcgataatatctcgtttttggatcgaaataaggtaagtacgcgataatatctcgttaaagtcatggcatctttaattaggctctttcatgctctcaacgCCAGattgggtttcgctgtttaaaaaaaaacaaacattttttaaaaaaatgccctcctgttcaaaaatgttcttcccccagaaaattgacatttttagcttttcaatgatgtatcacacatgcatatcggacaattttgaaagttggccaaattgggctctcagagcagaacttcaagtcacctgagtgttttccgccatatatatatattttttttatcaacaaCAACATGATAGACAGAAGAACAAACAATACTACCAAAAAATATAGAAGAATAAACAATACAAACCAAAAAAcgaaataaaacaaacacaaatatgccaAGGGGtataaaccaagggcgtagatttggtctcaacattgcaaacaatgatccaaataagggacgactagcttgacttcgttgttccttgtggggGCTGGCCTGACTGCAGTAATTTTGACGGATAGCAAGTTTAATGtagtgctaactctgatgcaggtcggactttcagtagcaaatttAGTggcgtttcccccacctccacaacattgacatctttttacatgacttacagtggctcctactggcggaaaaaaaacttctaatatccctcctctccgaagggggtggcatgttgtcgacatgaatctgtcggggttgtgtgagtatgtctgtgtgtgtgtgtgtgtgtctttgtgacGGGAAGGGGGCCggattcaagtcatcagccaaccaaacgttcgtttgagggggaaaaaaatggaccggcgcatttagcaagtgaaaaggaaaaaatgtaagtgaacataatgaaaattgatgttgaattttcaacaacagacagtttacaCCATtggtacatcatcactgatcgaGAGTGCCTCGGTCCTCAATACAGATATTTTGCCATAAAaggacatttttaaatgtgtgacAGTGTCTTATATAACAAAACTAGGCCTATTTGTAATGTTTGTtacaatcttaaaaaaaaaaacaagtgtaaAAATTTGGCAATTGCTACACTATGTACATAACTGCATAGGGAGATCTCTTCACAACCCCCCAGAATTCAGCAGAAACACATATAAGGTACCTAATGATTATAGTGGCTTcagaattaataaataatacatttatgtACTTCATATGTTATATTCAGAGGTACATAGGGtagcccaaaattttactcaagtaagagtagcattgcttctaaataatattactcaagtaaaagcagtCATCAAAATTTATTCAAGTACAATTAAAgattcgttgaaaagaatactcaagtaatgagtaacattgtgaataactgcttacaatgtctttttttctcagcacaacttcatatatatgaactgttgttatcattataataatgtactATAACTTATTACATGactatattaggccaaaaagattACACAAAACTCATCGAATTCAGACTACAACActtgaaacatcacccgtccaaagagcatgagcgccATCTAGAGAAGAAAAACATTATTACCTCTGATTATTATAATTGAGTCGTGGTTATTGCTGCGATGTCTCATTGAaactgtcggcatctctggcaaaaataaagtcactaTGTAGAAAGagcaaaaatgtaacgactagtgtagttcaaagtagcggagtaagagcagTGTCTTTTCACAaacctactcaagtaaaagtaaaaagtattgcgtagtaaaactactctaagaaggtttttggatcagtctattttgtggaatcgacggcttgatcgcggctgcaacattgccatgggatcggtctaattcctggatattcgagtgagtaaaaaacgcggatttggatcactatatcttttttgttgactatccttcgtgggagttttccccaaatcatatcaaataatcaaagcactatggcatgctacagtgacgacagtgactctgacatggaccttaccACAATGTTggcgttcgtcagggaacgcgtgtttgcgtactgttgagctcccgagtgaagagtggtcaaggtggaaatattattttttgtgaataaaatttgcataggtggaagcttctcccctttttggtacttttatacacgtatcgtacctaccacgcgttataatgtacaagacatggattacacaaggtgtgctctttggcctgtactgtatgtaaagcacacgacagctctggatgctaacaatctacataattatattgggataagtttaatATGCTTACctcgaatatctgctaataaaaccggagttcccaacagcatacactctcgctcccaaccggagttcccaacagcatacactctctagctctgttgtcattgagacttttgcccaaattttgtcttatcaggtgtttgctgcacgcatttttccctgaagctcgtcttgtgaacgaccgacagtgctatcctgctcctcacttttcagatctggttcaaataggaagggtagaaccgacgacatgttgggaaagctaacgagtgacacgctggaatttcggcaacgggcccggttgaagaatggcgacctatcatttaaaataattttacaaactttattaaaacaaaaacattaagaggggttttaatatcaaattattataactcattctaacatttatcttttaagaattacttgtcttaaaaatagaggatccctttaagaagacatttttctcaaaaagttactcaagtaaatgtaacggagtaaatgtaacgcgttacaaaCCACTTCTGGTTGTATTATGTAAGATGCCACAGAATGAGAATTTTCCAAGATCTGTGTTGTCCACTGAATTCTTTGTTTTGAGATAAAAGCACAAATTTACGGTGGAAGTGCTACCTCCTGCAAACATCCTTTGACGTCGTCGTTTTTTTTCAACACGCTATTAAATAATCTTGGTGACTTCTAAGGCATATTGTGACTTTGGTGTTTTAACCCAAAATGCGTCTTTAGGTGGATTGACTGGCGCAAATCGGCTAAAATGCACAGATGACGTATATAAATGCTTTGGAAGACAAGCATTTCGGTGAGTTTATATATTTtatctcattttttaaaacgttTTGGGTGATTTCatttagtaaataatattaaaccaaTGACAAGTGTTCTATTTTATTaaagtatatatgtacatagaaATTTAAAGTGgataaaatacaagtgttttagattgtaccaaaaataaatttaaaaaatggaaacTCCACGCAGGACCTATTCTTTGAAcctttgatctcagaactgtgagcggATATGCTTTTATTTATAAGTTATTTGGGGGAATATGGATGTTTAATTCATCTTTACAAATTTAAAGTTGCCCAACCCTTGTCAATGTTTAATAATGCGGCTTGACATTGTTTTCCTTGCATGCAGTGTAAAGACAATATCAGATGGTGGCGGTCATGCGCCGCAAAGGCACACACTGcttgtttttaatgtattcattcatttatttttgcgaAAATTGATAGAAAATAACGAGTTTGTCCAAGCAAGGAGTGGAAAGTACTATAATCTTTGTGGTCCGTGATGGACGGATCATCAGAAAATGTAGTTCACACGAAATGTAAAAATATCAGACTATAACTATTTGTATTTCTCACGATACTATTGCATGTTTTCATCAGTGTCTTTACAAGGAATACACAGCGGCTTACAGTTGGCTTCAGTACAGTATTTGTCCAACACGTTTGAAAAACAACGTGGTGCTGAACAAGAAGTGTATCATCTCGATTCGAAGGCGCTAGGTGTCTTTGGGGCTCTAGCTGCGAGCCTCCTCATACGCACTATTGACTTCCACACACACTTTGCATTTGCAAGACTACCTCAAGTTAATATTTAATTAATGGCAAACATCTAGATGCATTGACAGGCATAATGGGGAATGCACACCTTTCATCAAAGtacacatttacttttttaaagcgtGTCACCCGATAGTATTTTTTATGTGATAGCATTTTGTTAGCAATGGAGCTAATGCAGTTAGTTTAGCTGCTACCCAGTTACCGACTTGAGTACTGCTAGGCCCGGACGAACGACAATCATGAGACTTTTAAGATTTCTGCGGAGCAGCGTGTCCATCGGGAAGGACATAGACTATTATTCCAAATTCTCGCCCTCCCCTCTGTCCATGAAGCAGTTTCTGGATTTTGGTAAGACTTAAAATTATCAAGGACATTGTTATCTAGACTGTTGTTCGTAATATTTTACAACTTactaaaaatacttagatatatAGAAAACGGTCTCTGTGTGATGCAGACTTTTATACtacaatatgcaatcgtaataaTACTCTGAGCGTGTTTTGTAATTGATAACCTGACAGTGGCAACTGGAGTTTAATATGTGATACACATCTCCCCCTCAACATAGGTTCAGAAAATGCTTGTGAGAAAACGTCCTTCACCTTCCTCAGACAGGAGTTACCTGTGAGGCTAGCAAACATCATGAAGGAGATCAATTTGTTGCCAGATAACCTGTTAAGAACGCCATCGGTGCGCCTGGTCCAAAGCTGGTAGGCACATTTACGAAGCCagggaaaaatgaaaaaaatataatactatAATTCTGTTTTCAGGTATGTGCAAAGTCTCCAGGAGATCCTggagtttaaaaacaaaaacgcagATGATGAAAAAGTGACATACGAGTATGTTTTTATTCTTCTCACTTCATGTTTCCGTACATCTCCCAAGTGCAACGTGTGTTCTTAAATCTCCATTAAGTTTCACTGATGCGGTGATCAAGATCCGAAATCGTCACAACGATGTCATCCCGACCATGGCTCAGGGTCTTGTGGAATACAAAGAGGCATACGGCACCGACCCGGTGGTCAGTCAGAACGTGCAGTATTTCCTCGACCGGTTTTACATGAGCAGGATCTCTATCCGCATGTTGCTCAATCAGCACAGTAAGTGTCTGTTATTATTGTCATGTGATCAGAGTCATATCTCTTAAAGCAATTGATAtttaaacacaaacaaaacattgtttCCGTTGTTCCTGTTGACATTCACAGGCTCTTCACGTACACATACTCCACAGCTCCCCTTCCACTTCACTCTTCCACTATCCTCCATCTTTCTGTCCCCCTTGTCAGTCTCTCCACcattggttccagagcttttagttaCTGTGCCCCTTGATCTTCGCAGTATATCTACCCTTTCATTcttcaaatccagactcaaaacacacctgttcactctttcttacccaccatgcTCCTGAGCTCTTATCTTTTCGTCTTATCGTGATTTTAATctttttatgat
It includes:
- the LOC130927215 gene encoding uncharacterized protein LOC130927215 isoform X1; translated protein: MDQVEERIVEEVRKYDHLYNPSSKNYKDCQMASNSWREIAENTGLEVTECMKKWKNVRDKYVRVRKRMASKNGDPGGRKVPAFYHALSWLAPHVKHRETETNLKVTKHRETETNIKVTKVASISSSESDTTEVDSSPESFIPPAPPASSAPDDEWILNKIASLEQRRLELQKKIQHETDECSRFAQTVADLLRRVPEDRRPDIMYKVIGVILEGRE
- the LOC130927215 gene encoding uncharacterized protein LOC130927215 isoform X2; the protein is MDQVEERIVEEVRKYDHLYNPSSKNYKDCQMASNSWREIAENTGLEVTECMKKWKNVRDKYVRVRKRMASKNGDPGGRKVPAFYHALSWLAPHVKHRETETNLKHRETETNIKVTKVASISSSESDTTEVDSSPESFIPPAPPASSAPDDEWILNKIASLEQRRLELQKKIQHETDECSRFAQTVADLLRRVPEDRRPDIMYKVIGVILEGRE